gccccagaccccgctgctcctctcgctacgctcgagtcgggctaAGGGATCACtcagctgctactggagTGATAGAGGATGAGCCGAGTGAGAAACTGGCTCTTGATTCTCCATTTATCCCCGCTATCTAGAACCTGACCGGTCATTTCTCCAGCTGGGGTTATATTCTATCCCAAGTTGCAATTCTTGGAATGCTAATTTTCTTGCATCTCTGAACTACTTTCTCTATCTGGTTTCCTCTTccaaagaaataaaaactCTAAGCTGACAGGGATGTGTGAACTCACAAAAACCTAagaaagataagataaacCATATACAGATTAACTCACATTAACTGGTAAACTATTTAAGTCAATGTTGGTCAGTTCCATCTCCGCGATACATTATATTTATGTTCTATTATAAAAAATGAGGTAGTTCACCAACCGTATTCTGATCGTGAGAGGCGATTACTCCCAGCCAAGAGACTACATTTCTGCTGATTACTGGTCATGGCAATTGTCTACGAAAACCCGATTCCAATAGAAACACGAGCTGGGACCCCCAcgagaacgactcgagctcagcgagaggagcagcggggtctggggcggagccccagccgccggaggcagatcgGCACCCAGAAGCGGTGTCAGTGTCATAAATATATCTATCAAAAGCTATTTGGTCATGGGTTCAAACGGTTTCTGGCGCTTGCGTTCGTTCCAGTGGAGCGTGTTGCTGAGTCGTTCGAACCACGAGGTGTTAGACCGGCCGTTGGTGACTTTGGGGAACGGGTAGCGAGATGCCGTTATGGTCAGGAAATCGCCCTTCTGGAGCTCGACTCGACTTTTACCATCAAAACTACACCAGGCCGACGACCGCGCGTCATACGGCACTCCTACTCGAATAATAAGCGAGTCTGGAAGCACAATTGGTCGGAATGATAGAGTATGTGGACAAATAGGCGAGATCAGAATGGCGGGAATATCGGGGTGAACAAGTGATCCACCGGCAGACAACGAGTATGCAGTCGAACCGCTGGGGGTTGAAATAACCACACCATCAGCTTCCATGGAAGTGAGAAACTTGAAATCTCCATACAGTTCAGTAGTAGTGATAGTGGGGTTTGGACCTCTGTCAACAACCACATCGTTCAAAATGCAAAACGACTCTGCTATTTTATGAGTTCGGAAAATACCGCCACTCAGTGCGCCAGCCTCGATCTCCTTCTGTAAATCGTTGTATCCTTTCTTGACTTTACCATCGTCATACGACCGGAACACTGTACACGAGAATCTCATCCGCAAAGCACACGAAATACCGTTATCCAGGACATCTTTAATGACGTCTTTGCGATCTTCATAGCTGTATTCCGTCATGAATCCCAGGCTTCCAAGACCGATACTGAGCACCGGCGGCACGATATTCTGGAACAGCCAACTTGTAAAAAGAACGGTACCGTCACCACCCAAAGTGATAACGAAATCAAACAGATTGGGGTTCTTAAAACACATATCCTGAGTCCAGAACGACAATCGTTTCAACCCCGGATGGCCCGATAATACCAGCTCTTTGTAGTCGAATTCCGGGTGATCGCGCAACACGTCCTGAACGGAAATGTTCAACGGCCCGTGCACCGTCTCCAGCGTCAGTAGCCACAGCGCCAGCTCCCGAGTAATCGGGACCAGCGACGAGTCCATGATCTTGCTCACAATCAGAATATTCCTCATATTCAGTTTCATCGAGATATTACCTATCACGTTAGCACTTCTGGGGGGAAacagatgcctccggcggctggggctccgccccagaccctggttgctcctctcgctccgctcgagtcgttatgGGGGGatggtgcctccggcggctggggcgctgccccagaccctgtagctcctgcttcgcaggagttcTGTCACCATCgaagcaacgactcgagcgcagcgagaggagcaaccagggtctggggcggagccccagccgccggaggcatgtccgTCAGCCACTTACTCAGGTTGTTAGAAAGGTCCCGCACCGACACAACCATTTCCGAGATAGCGTCTTTGCTGAGGATCTGGACCATGGGCTCACGGGGAGTTACTGGGGAATAGAGGGATCCGGAGGGAGCGCTTTCGGGGAGGTggtcgtcttcgtcgtcttcggtGTTTAGATTCAGGTTGTCCAGATTGAGCGAGTTGTGGACCATGCAAATCGAGCTTCGTTTGGGCATCACCGATGGCCCGTGGAACATGCTGTCTTTGGCAAGCGAGTCCGGCAGACCCTTGCGGATGATATCGCTCAATTTGGCCGCCGATGACACTCGATGTGGGTTCGCTGTGGGCGATTTAATGGGAATAGGAACCACTCGCGCTTGTGAGGGAAGTGGTCCATGTGCATCTTGGCCTCCTCGTAGCCCATTTTTATCTGGTGGATATGACATTCTCGTAGATTCGACTTCCTTTTTTCGGTTGGTCAATTGTCTATTCAAGCGGATCAAGCTATTCAATCAGCAGCTCAATCAGTCCTTGATCTGTTTTGTCAGTGATAACCAGTTCAATTCAATGACTCGTTAGTTATAGATCAAAAtgtcaaaacaaaaaccaatTGATTAGTAAGTGAACTTGGGTCAGTTATTTCAGGATGGTCAACCAGGCTTGTTAATGGTTCCTAGATTGTCAAGGGGTCACTGTTTTTCAATGAAGGCACTGCTTTCTTTCGCTATATTTGCTGTTCTGATTCTACAGTATATAGCACTTTAACCTAGTTATTGCTGTCAAAGTTTGTTTTCCAACTGAAAGATTGTCAACCGGATTGTCAGCTGAGTAACAGGTTAGTAAGACCACTGTTGGACTGGCAACTGGCTGTACGACTCCAGCCAAGCTAATTTACACCTGAGGGCGAAACTGAAAGTGAATGGAAGGTTGGAATATCCACAGTCTGATCTTGTGGTCCGCCTTTAGACTTAAAAGCAACGTTCTTGTACAGAGAAACCAGTGTTTGCTATGTAATTGTCAGAGGAAACAAATCGCTATTGTTTCAAGAAACGTGCATATCGTGGCCACCGAAAACCGGGGGATCTTGCGATAGCAGCCGTATATGGTTGGTTCCTGCGGACCATTCCACTCCATACTCGGACCAATTTATCCGATGTGGAGGAGGAGTATgaactagcagcagcacccgaaTGGTCGTTTCTTCGTTCACTATTTAACAACCCTGCTTCCTGGTAACTAATTTCCATttaataaatttatttaatactattttttctttctttacATGGTTTTTGCAGTTCATTATTTCCGGTTTCCGGTGAGCCTTACAACACAGTGGTATGACTTTCTCGGCTCGGCGACTGTCCTCTGCAGTTCCAGTCAGCTTAGAATGAGTATTTATTCCCAACCTGGGTCCCGTAATCCTGAGCCACCTTTTGATTTTCTAACTTACTTCGAATCGTCAGATGGTCGTCAGATTCATTCATAGATTACATCTTCTAACGATTCGAAAATAGGATTGAATGAAAAACTGCTTCCAAATGCTTTCCGTGTTCTCTCAGAATCCTGTGACCTACTGAACTTGTTCTCGAATAATTTTCTGCATAAACTAACTAACCTAACTAAACCAGTTAATGTATTAGTCCAGTATATCTTTGCATGAtccaatatttatttgcatATACTAACTGTTCCTAACTGTTCATTGCATATTTCAACTTATCAGTGCATATAAGACCTACATTGCATGATCCTCTAACACTTTATTGAAACCTGAACTAATGTTTAAAGGGTCAGTTAACAGTGATTTCAACTAAATTGGATCAATCTAACAAGGCCGTTTAATTCAAGTAATTTAATGGTAAGGGCAGGGATCTATCAACGCTCAGCctcagcctccggcggctgggttttcgccccagaccccatgctcctctcgctccgctcgagtcgttgcgtgtGCGGTCCCTGTAACTCCTACGAAGCAGGACCAATGATTTTCTGTGTGTAGTTCGCGGTAAACTACCGGAACAGATGGAGTCTCATCCAAGCAATTAGTGGGCATATAGGCTAGATAGTCTGGAGACGCTTCTTCTCTGTCAGAAAAAGAGATGTAGACACTCAGTGAACGGAAGTATGCTTCACTGAACTAACAACTTAGACATATTTCAAATTTCGAATTAATTACAATGAAAGTAAGGATCGAGTGAGGAATATTTGACCTCTCAATACGATGATTTCATTGCGTCTTCCGATATACTGTCCTTATTACAAATACACCTCGCTTTGCAACTATTATCAGGAAGGCAATATAAATTGGCTACTTTTTGACATAGTTATGAGCCAATCGTATATCACCGAACTGCACTGGTACTCTTCTACAATACATAAAACTGTTCCGCTTATTTGTTAGAGTACAGGTAACCAAGCCTATGTCTTTGAATACAGACAGATCCATTGCCAGAACTTTCTGTCTAGCAATCAGGATTCTTTGATTATACTGGACGATCCAGCGGAGCATAGGTGAATAGTAAACAAATAGATTAATATTAGAACAAGAGTAGAAAGTACATAGAGACAACAAGTTAACGAAAGGCTCGGACAGTTGCTGCGATTAATGGTGCGAATTCTTACCAGAGGATCAAACAGCTATGAGAGATAATGCAGAATAGTGGATGATACAAACTTGCTCTCGGTGATGGACAATCCTCTGGTAGCGAATAGCGGAGGACACGATGCAATTTGTGTTCGCTCCAGCAGCCGAGCCTTGAAATAATGATGCAAATTTGAAGGGCACGATGCAAGTTGTGCTCGCTCCGGCAGCTCCCTTCGCCGCTAACCTTGACCAGAggctaataataaatagataaaaaaagaagaaagaaatgaaGCCTGAATGATATGGAGTAGGAATGGAATCCAGGTGGAATACGTCTGTGAATGGCGTTGGACAAAGGATGACAAGACTAGATATCCCAGTATGACTCGGGATGCCAATACTAGAGCATCTCATGTTAAGGACATCAAGCGCAAAGTGCAGCTACCGATTATCCTAGGTCTGAGATGCAAGAGATACTAGTCGATGGCATGATTTCCGTGTGTGGAAGAGAGTCCAACTGAATTACTGATTCACCAGACGATCATGTGGTACCTTGGAGGGGGAAATGGTGGAGTTCCAACTGGTTTACTTGGTACTTTGAACGGATCCTCTTTAGATGGTGAGGGACTACTCTGAATTGGTTTGATATATCCTGGAAGAGTATCAGTAGGAGGCTGGGGtgtcgtcttctttccGCAAAGTTTCTTGAACATCTTCTTGACTGTGGTtcgtttcttctctttcttcattgGGTCCAGAGTGTATGGTGAGTCAGTAGTGGGAGAATAGGTAGTTGTCTTTGGTACTCCAGGAAGTTTGAATGATTCTGTTGATCCCTTTTGTTTGGTGGATCCTGGTGAGGTAGATGGCGTTTcggtcttctttttctctccAACATATCTCTTGGAGGCAGCAAATTGGGCTGCTTTCTTTCTCCCTCcctctttcttctcccTGGGTTCCTTTTCCCGGATGGGGCATAGTATGACGCCAACCAGTACGACCACGAGAGCAGCAAGTTcaatcttctctttcaTTTTGCCCAATCTCCCCTTCATctttggaggaggtggaggaaGGGGTGCCCACATCTCAGTGGCTTGAACAGACCATCTTTCATTCATAATAGGTTCCTTCTCTGGAACCGGCTCATCACGTTTACCAAAGAGAAACGAGACGTAAGTAGTAGGTAGGAGCAAATTGCCCAAAGACTTGATCTTGTTCCAGTGACAATGAAACATAGTGAAATAATTTAGAACAATAAGAATTAACAATTCGGATTCAACCGTAATAACTGATTCTACTTGAAATAATTGTAAAATCAATCAGAAAACTAGCCTTTAGTCGGTCTTTAACGATTCTACTTCAAATAATTGTAAAATCAATCAGAAAATTAGCGCTTAGTCTGTCCTTAACAATTGTGGCCAGCTGTGAGAACGTTGATTAAGTGATaagcaagaagagaagagaatgCGGGCGAGGTgatcaatatatatattgttgtTCCATATATTATGCGGAAGTAAGCAAGATTATGCTTGAATAAGAGTGGGTACATGCGCAGGGACGGGAGGCAGATGCGTGCATTATCGCCCACGGTACGTGATAAACCGACCAAGAAATGTTATGGAGGTTATCAAACCCGAGGAGATATGAGATATATCCACTATCACTCAGATCAGGGGATGTGTCTTGATAAATTAATGCTAGAGATCAAGTTTGATCGGTTGGCAGGGATTAGAGTTAAAGATCAGCGATGACGGCTGATCTGATAGCTGTTAGTGTATGCATGTCACGGTTAAGGCATGCGGGGATTATCGCATTCTGAATCACGGACGGGGTCCTCAGATCACAGCAGACGTTTTCGTTGTTCCAACCAAAACCAGCCAGTCCAGACTGGATTTCTcatttaatatattaagAATATTCTGTGATGTTTTGAGGAATACAGGGTATACGGTTGATCTAATGGGAACTAACCATGGGTTGTAAACCATATTTGTGAAACAAACTGGTGCTAGTCATCTCCAGATACGAATGAAATTCTCATTCTGTTCACATATTcatatattaaaaaaatgGATTGTTGAGCTAATGAGAACTAAACCATGGGTTACAAAGTATATTGTGAAACAAACTGATACTACTcatcttcaaattcaatCTACATACAGATATTCAAAAGTCTACCGGGTAAAAGCTGGCTATAATTTAGTTCATCctcatatatatttttcttgttcaattTTAGGCTCCTATTAGTACATCCTAAGTTTCGATTTAATTCTTTGGAATTAAAATCTTAAGAAACCGTTAATTCCTTTAGAAGATAAatggatatattttttaatgTGATACCTGCGAGCCATCACTTGTTACCCGGCTCTTTGAAAGCCACTATTACAGCGATACTAGCAGTTTGCTGATTCCATTAGATTTCATGACCCAGTAGGTGACACTCGATGTCGTGGGCTAAAGatatgaaataaataattatatgAATTCATGAGTTTAGTTACGATCCACCCATGGTTGTGAAGGCACTAGCTGAAATTTGACCAATATCCTCTTTCCGATCCAGCAAAGCGTTACTCCGGGTAACCCTATATTAAAAGGGTTACTGTAACCTATACCAGAGTAGCAGCGGCTCAGAAAATAGTCATGTGTAAGTTATTGAGTCAATATCCTCGTTAATTAACTGAAAAATGTTTGTTTATGTTTCTGGTCAACGATATATCCAGGATATCAATGCCTTAATTTGATCCATCAGTGCGATTTCTACGACTCAGAACGCACAGCACGCAATTTCTAAGGTGCAATTCCGGGTAACACTAAACCGAAAGAAAGCTGGAAAAGTTGCTGGAATACGGAAAACAAAATCCGCCTTGATAGCACTTAATACCAAAAAAAGCTTGAATAAGCTCTTCAAAAGGTacataaaaaataaagaacaaCCCAGGTGTGAAAATTGGCAGAATGGTGTTTTCCAATCATCGGGTCATACGTGACGGTCACAGTTCACGTATTAACATTAGCATTTACCATTACAGTTTGGATTGGCACacagaatataaatatccaTACTAATACCCCCAGCTGGTTGCTCTCCTAAACTcacaatttttttaaaaaatagaGGATCTCCTCTGAAGAAGGAAAATAAAGGTtttgagaaaaagaacCGTTTCTAATAGTAAAAGTTATGCAATGGCCCATAGATATAATCATAGGTATAACCAGCAAATTCCAGAAACCAGCCTATGCACACGCTTCAATAAGGGGCCAAGACAGTAGTTGAACATAGCATTTCACCGGCAAGAACCATTGTTATATGCAAGAAATATTTGTCAGGACTCGCGGTCCTGTACTTGATATGTAGAATTTTAATGGGAATAAGATAATCGGTGAAAAATGGACGGTAATCTGGCAGGTGTAATGTGTGGTTATGTTGTTTACAGCTCAGAGTCGATATGTCAACCGCGAAACCTGGAGTAGTGCGTAGTTCTAGGGCCTAAGTAATCGGTTACGCTAACAATTTCCAGCTTAACAGCATGGCAATCTTGGTCACTACTACCTTGTAGATTAATACCAGGTCTGCAGTGAAAATACAGTGAGTTATTACTAAACTACTGCTCTAAATTGTGACTTTAATGGAAAATAGTTATACATTTATTTCACATTTTCTGGACCGGGGCCCAGTGCCCAGTGGAGTATTGAGACCACCGTTTTATCGTACCAAGCTAAGGCATTCAATAATTCACCATTAATTAGCTGTCCCACGTGAGACACCAGATTTAGTTTAGCCATTAACTATACTAACAATTTGACTGGTCTAACGGTTCAAATACAGGGGTCGCTTCCCCACAccttggaccctgcatgatCTACTGGCAGGTTGCACGGCTATAAATTTTTTTACTGCATATAATTGTCGAAGATGTTCAAGTAGGAGTAGAGAGTATTGATATTTCATAAAGAACTCAACGAGATGTCAAGATTACCCAAGGTCGTGGCTTGGAAGTCAGAGAGTGACATATCCGAGCTGAAAGATTTGTTTTACGGaggaaataataatagcaaAAACAATTACGGCGATGCTAGCCACGATCCTCGGATAAGAGCACTGGCCAAGGTCAAGGCCTATCAAACTCGAGCTGCGAGTCTTCCTCACTCGATTGAATCCACTTCATTAATAACAGCAGCTATTTTAAATGATACACCAGACAGAGACTCGGATGCCAGTCGTATGGCATATTCAATGGCTATTATCCGGTTTGTAAATGGCTTGCTTGATCCATCTCAGCAGTCTCAATATGCCATTCCTTTACATCTGCTAGCCAAGACGCTAGATCTACCCTCAGCATTTGTAGAATTACGGCATGTAGCAACACACGAATCTCTTCCCTCGCTCGAGGCTCTTCGTAGTATGGCATCAAGAGCTCTTGATTGGTTATGGCATCATTATTGGTCTCGTAACTCATACGACGACAGTCAGAAACagctcgagtcgtctgGTGATCTCGATAACAAACGAGAGAATATCAAAGAGCTGTTACGAGAATGGAGACGTATCAGGAGATCAGATCCTGGAAAATTGATGCGTGTTGGCGATGGATCGCCTGAAGGAGTTAAATTTTGGAAACTTGTGAAAAAGATACAAACCAGCATAGAACAGGATGAAGAACTGTTTGTAGAAGTTCTGTTGAACAAAAACGTTTTAGTACCATCTGGATCAGATGGAATCAAGAAACTTTCTTCATCGATAAAATTATTTGGTCCCCTATTCGACTATCTTAAAACAGGAGCTACTGAAGGGTTTGCTCAAAGACTAGCATTACATTCCATCAACCTTCTCAATAACCAAAAAACATCGATGGACTGGTCTCCAACTGGATCTAAAGATGAACTATCAGAAAAACCCCAGCAGCCTGAACCGCATTTCTTCACCGCACTCACGGAATGGTCTAAATATCTCATCGTTCCGTCACGCAAGAAGCAaaccatcaacagcatACTCCTAACCGATGTTGACGAAGTTCTCCGTGagctacttctactacctCGCCAATGGAATGTAGACATTTTAGAAAGTTACCTGGATAAAACCCGAAACATAAAAATAACCGAGAGCTCACTCGACCGGACCAAACTCACAGAACTAGTCAAACAAATGGCGCATCAAGTCGAAGCATTCCacaacatcagcatcacTCCCCACGAACCCTCAACCACCAACATCGCCGAACAGCGCAAACGAGTCCGCGACACAGACTCCCAACTCGAACAATATGCCAAACGACTCAAATCACAGAAACCGGAAAACCCTGATTCACCTGCTATCTCTACTGCACCTCCTACCGCCGGTTGGCAGACCGTAGACAACTGGACCCCTCGCCCCATCGGGGTTCTGTAATCACTGGGGGATGGggaatgcctccggcggctggggctctgccccagaccccgtggctcctctcgctgcgctcgagtcgagcaGGGGGATCTCCGTGAAGCCTGGACCCTcaacgcccgactcgagcgaagcgagaggagcaggcgggtctggggcgcagccccagccgccggaggcagacccgcATGCAGATGCTATAGACAGTAATTTATTAGATATGTTTTAGTCCAGGCAGAGACCCGGTTCGATGAGCGTGGTGCCGTTGCCGGGCTCGGAGATGAGGATGGCTTCAGCGAGCTCGGCTTCGGTGAGGTTCGGGAATCGTTTGTTGTAGTACTGCTCGGTGAGAGCTTTGATAAGAGTAGGAGCCTTGTCGGCAGCAACGAGGTGGACTGAGGAGCCGCCGAACCCTGCTCCAGTGACTCGCGAGCCTGAGGAGCCGTTGGCGAGAGCTATGTTGCAAATGTCGTCGAGCTCGGGACACGAGTTCTGGAAGTTGTGGATGGCCGAGTAGTGACTCTCGTTCATGAGACGACCTAGTTCTGGAAGCTTTTCCTTGATAGTAGACGATTCCAGAACAGATAGGAAGTCCAATACACGTTTAGACTCCTCATAGACGTGCAGAGAACGCTTGTAAAGTTGTAGTTTCTCGTATCTGACAGGGTATGTAGTCATATAAATTCTCTTCAGCTCGTCAACAGTCAGACCGAGCTCCTCAGCAACTTCTTCAGTGGTGTGACCATCTTTCTTGTCTCCAAAGTACTGATCAACAATCTCAGAAAGTTTCGACAGTTTCTTACGAGAatcttcaacatcgacACCATAAGCAGGTGCTGAGGGATC
The Sugiyamaella lignohabitans strain CBS 10342 chromosome A, complete sequence genome window above contains:
- the YEF1 gene encoding Yef1p (ATP-NADH kinase; phosphorylates both NAD and NADH; homooctameric structure consisting of 60-kDa subunits; similar to Pos5p; overexpression complements certain pos5 phenotypes; YEF1 has a paralog, UTR1, that arose from the whole genome duplication; GO_component: GO:0005575 - cellular_component [Evidence ND]; GO_function: GO:0005524 - ATP binding [Evidence IEA]; GO_function: GO:0003951 - NAD+ kinase activity [Evidence IEA]; GO_function: GO:0003951 - NAD+ kinase activity [Evidence IDA] [PMID 15978040]; GO_function: GO:0042736 - NADH kinase activity [Evidence IEA]; GO_function: GO:0042736 - NADH kinase activity [Evidence IDA] [PMID 15978040]; GO_function: GO:0016301 - kinase activity [Evidence IEA]; GO_function: GO:0000166 - nucleotide binding [Evidence IEA]; GO_function: GO:0016740 - transferase activity [Evidence IEA]; GO_process: GO:0019674 - NAD metabolic process [Evidence IEA]; GO_process: GO:0006741 - NADP biosynthetic process [Evidence IEA]; GO_process: GO:0006741 - NADP biosynthetic process [Evidence IDA] [PMID 15978040]; GO_process: GO:0008152 - metabolic process [Evidence IEA]; GO_process: GO:0016310 - phosphorylation [Evidence IEA]) yields the protein MDSSLVPITRELALWLLTLETVHGPLNISVQDVLRDHPEFDYKELVLSGHPGLKRLSFWTQDMCFKNPNLFDFVITLGGDGTVLFTSWLFQNIVPPVLSIGLGSLGFMTEYSYEDRKDVIKDVLDNGISCALRMRFSCTVFRSYDDGKVKKGYNDLQKEIEAGALSGGIFRTHKIAESFCILNDVVVDRGPNPTITTTELYGDFKFLTSMEADGVVISTPSGSTAYSLSAGGSLVHPDIPAILISPICPHTLSFRPIVLPDSLIIRVGVPYDARSSAWCSFDGKSRVELQKGDFLTITASRYPFPKVTNGRSNTSWFERLSNTLHWNERKRQKPFEPMTK
- the LAS1 gene encoding Las1p (Protein required for pre-rRNA processing at both ends of ITS2; functions with Grc3p in a conserved mechanism to modulate rRNA processing and ribosome biogenesis; may coordinate the action of the Rat1p-Rai1p exoRNAse; required for the G1/S cell cycle transition; human ortholog is Las1L; mutants require the SSD1-v allele for viability; GO_component: GO:0005737 - cytoplasm [Evidence IDA] [PMID 22083961]; GO_component: GO:0005739 - mitochondrion [Evidence IEA,IEA]; GO_component: GO:0005739 - mitochondrion [Evidence IDA] [PMID 14576278]; GO_component: GO:0005739 - mitochondrion [Evidence IDA] [PMID 16823961]; GO_component: GO:0005730 - nucleolus [Evidence IDA] [PMID 23175604]; GO_component: GO:0005634 - nucleus [Evidence IEA,IEA]; GO_component: GO:0005634 - nucleus [Evidence IDA] [PMID 22083961]; GO_component: GO:0005634 - nucleus [Evidence IDA] [PMID 8582632]; GO_component: GO:0030687 - preribosome, large subunit precursor [Evidence IPI] [PMID 23175604]; GO_function: GO:0003674 - molecular_function [Evidence ND]; GO_process: GO:0000448 - cleavage in ITS2 between 5.8S rRNA and LSU-rRNA of tricistronic rRNA transcript (SSU-rRNA, 5.8S rRNA, LSU-rRNA) [Evidence IMP] [PMID 23175604]; GO_process: GO:0000460 - maturation of 5.8S rRNA [Evidence IMP] [PMID 22083961]; GO_process: GO:0000470 - maturation of LSU-rRNA [Evidence IMP] [PMID 22083961]), producing the protein MSRLPKVVAWKSESDISELKDLFYGGNNNSKNNYGDASHDPRIRALAKVKAYQTRAASLPHSIESTSLITAAILNDTPDRDSDASRMAYSMAIIRFVNGLLDPSQQSQYAIPLHLLAKTLDLPSAFVELRHVATHESLPSLEALRSMASRALDWLWHHYWSRNSYDDSQKQLESSGDLDNKRENIKELLREWRRIRRSDPGKLMRVGDGSPEGVKFWKLVKKIQTSIEQDEELFVEVLLNKNVLVPSGSDGIKKLSSSIKLFGPLFDYLKTGATEGFAQRLALHSINLLNNQKTSMDWSPTGSKDELSEKPQQPEPHFFTALTEWSKYLIVPSRKKQTINSILLTDVDEVLRELLLLPRQWNVDILESYLDKTRNIKITESSLDRTKLTELVKQMAHQVEAFHNISITPHEPSTTNIAEQRKRVRDTDSQLEQYAKRLKSQKPENPDSPAISTAPPTAGWQTVDNWTPRPIGVL